The window CTCGAGCACGTGCCGACCGCGTGGCGGACCCGCCGCATCGATTTCGGACGCGGCGAGCGCCCCGCGGTCACGATGCCGATGGGCGACGTGTCGACGGCCCACTACACGACCGGCGTGCCGAACGTCGAAGTCTACGCGCTGATGCCACAGCCCGCCCGCATCGCGCTGAAAGCACACCGCTATCTGGCGCCGCTGCTCGAACCGACGCCCGTCCGCGAGGGGCTGAAGTGGCTCGCGGGGCTGGTTCGGGAGGGCCCGGCGTCGTGGTCGCGAAAGCGGGGTTCGGCGTACGTCTGGGGCGAAGCGCGCGTCGAGGACGACGGCAGTGAGAGCGAGTTCGGCGACGACAGCGAGCCGACCGACCGCGTCGTCTCCCGACTGCAAACGCCGGACGCCTACGTCGTGACCGTCGACGCCGCGCTGGCGGCTACCGAACGCGTTCTCGAGGGCGACGCCGACGACGGATTCCGGACGCCGGCCGGCGCGTTCGGGCCGGAGTTCGTCCTCGCGCTCGAGGGCGTCGAGGGGTTCTTCGACGAGTCGAAACCGGAGTCGGAGCCGCCGGCAGTCGACGTGTCGGCGCCCTAACCCTAACCCTACTCGGGCGGCGACGAGACACCGGACGAGCGACGGGTCCCGCCGTCAGACCAGGTCTCCCTGCCCGCGAGCGGAGATGCTGTCCTCGGTCGTCGGAATGTCGCCCGTCTCCACGAGGCTCTTGAATCGACCCAGAATCCGTCCGGCGATGATCTCCGGGGCGAAGCCGAGGCGATCCATCGCCACGTCGCCGACCGCCCCACCCGGCGGCTCGTACTCGACCTCGAGCGTGGCAATCGTGCCCCGACCGCCCGGCTCCGGCTCGAACGAGATCGCGTACTCGTGGGGGACCGACGCACCTTCGCGGGCTTCCCACCGTAGTTCATCATCCTCGTCCTCGACGAGTTGGGTGTCCCACTCGAGGGTCCGGTCGAGGGGGCCCTGTACCCGCCAGCGGTGGCCGTCGCCGCCGGGGATGTCGGCAATGTCGGCGAACTCGCCGACGATACGGCTCAGCCGGTCCGGATCGCGCCAGTACGCCGCGAGCTCGTCGGCTGATTCGCCGACCGTGATGGATCGGTCGACCGTCGGCCGCTCCGCCTCGGCTGCCAGTTGCGGTTCCAGTTGGTCCGTATCGACGGCGCGGGACTCGAGCATCCGGTAGAGCCGGCTCCGGCCCGTGAGCCCCCGATAGACGAGCGCGCCGCCGGCGAATGCGGCCGCCGCACCGCCGAACGTTTCTCGTCGAAGGCCGTGCAGGACGAGCAATCCGCCCAGTGCGGCCGAGGCGACGCGCTCCCCGCGCCCGACGTTCGTCCGGGACTCCGATTCCCCCCCATCCGACGCGGTCGTTATATCCGGTGCCTCGTCGCCCGTCCGTCGATCGTGCGAAGAACTCATAGACTGTCCGCTCCGCTACGTACTCGAGCGAACATCGGCATTGGATGTTGGGGCTGCGAATGCGGGCCGTCAGTCCCGTTTACCGCTGTGCGGGCGGGGTGCTGCTGCAGGCAACAGCGGCTTTCCCCGCGGGCGCCGCTCCTCGAGTATGTGCGCCACGTTTACCGAAGACGACGTCGGCAAGACAGTCGAGGACCCCAACGGAACGGCGATCGGCGTCGTCGCAGCCGTCGAGGACGACCACGCTCTCGTCGAACCGGATCCCGGCGCCGTCGACTCGATCAAGGCGGCGCTGGGCTGGGAACAAGAGGCCGACGAGACGGTTCCGATCGCCCCCGACTCCGTCGACGTGATCACCGGCGAGGTCGTGCGCCTCGAGAGCGATCCGGCGCCGTCGTCACCGACTGACGAAGCGACGGTAACGAACGAAAGCGACGGGGACGCGGACGAGCCGGTAATCGAGCAGGACGAGGAGACCGACGGCCAGCGAAGCGCCGGCGCGTCCGGCGGCGAAGCCGACGACGCTTCCGAGCACCACGTCGGCGCCGGGAGCCCGCAGCCACAGGTCGAGGGCGAGGCCGGTGCAGATCGCCACGAGGACAACGAGGATGCGCCGCCGCACGGCGATCGAACGGTGACGCGGGAGCGCGGCGAGGAAGACGACCGCTAACAACCGATAGACGAGCGGCAGTCCCACTCCGACGAGAGTGGACGAAATCGGACCGGAAAAAGCCTCGAGACGGCTATTCTTCCCGTCATCTGGCAAGATGGCTTTTCGTCGGGTCTCGCGAGCCACTCTCATGGCAAGTGGACTGTCCGCACTCGAGCCGGGAGAATTCATCCTGCTGATCGTGTCGATCGTCGGATTGGCGCCGATACTGCTCAGGTACACGTCGGAAGCGAAGTGGTTCGCCGTCGGATACGGCTGTATCGTCGTCGGGCTTATCGCGACGAACGCGGAGGGGATCGCACTCGGTGGCGTGTTCAACGGCATCGAACACAGCGTCGGCATTATGGGTGCCGGCATCACGTTCGCGTACGCCGTCTACGACCGCCGGCAAACGCTGGTGGCCGCCGCGGATGACGCGGCCGCTGAAAGTGAGACGAACGACGGGACCGCCGCAAGCGTCGGCATCGACGCCCCGGAGGCGTAACGCGATGGTCGCAATCACCGCCCTGTTCGACGTCGTCGGCGCCGGTGCGTTCGCTATCGGGGGCGTGCTCGCAATCCGCAACTACCTCGAGTTCGAACTCGAGGACCGCCTCGACGCGTTCGAAATAATCGACGCGGCCGGCGGGGCCGCGGTCGCGACCGACCGCGGGGATCGGCGGCGTCGCGACTGACGGCGTCAGTATCGAGCGACGAACGGCCACCGGCCGACCGCTCAGTCGAGAATGTCGCCAACGCGGCGTGGTTCACCTTGCAGATTCGGCTGCTCGGCGACGATCTTCAGCACTTCGTGGTCGGTGACGTCGTAGTAGGACTTCTCCGTCGCCTCCTCGATCAACTCCCGCTCGAGGCGGAACTCGGTCCCTTCGTACACGACATCGACGCCGTCATCGTCGAACGCGAGGGTTGTCATGTCCGCTGGTACGAGATGGGGTCCTAAAAACGGGTCGGCTGGGATCGACGGGTGAAACCGCGAGACGGGTCGCCGTCCCTTGTGTCGGTCGGCCCGTTCTCGCCCCGATCGTCGAACGGCCGAGGGACGAACGAGTCACCTGTCATATGTCTGCTCTTTTGGTTGAATATCACCGAAATCGCCTACCCCCCTCAGTGGCCGTAGACACGCAATAGACGCTGTCGGGAACGTGAGCTGTAAACCAGCGAATAGTACTGTCCGTCACGCGTCAGACGACGCGCGAAGTTTATTACTGGGGGGCCATATTGGATGCGAGTGTGGCATTCAGTACGGATCCGCTAGACGAACTCGTCGTCCCCGACGGCACCGAAGCGAAGGAAGTCGCCCTCGAGACCGACGGCGACGTGCTCGTCGGCAGTCGATCGACGGTCGAGTTCGGCGTGCGCGGCCGAAACGTCATCGCCGGGGAGAGCGTCGAGTTCGGCGGCGACATCGAGGCCGAGGGCGACTGCCGACTCGACATGTGGTGTGACGTCGCGGAGAACGTGCTGGTCGGCCAGGACGCCTACATCGGCGAGCGGGTCCACATCGCCGGCAAGCTGAAAGTCGCCGGCGACTTAGACATCGGCGACGACGTCGACATCGAGGAGGGGTTCGAGGCCAACGGCTGGATCGTCATCCGGAACCCGATGCCGACGATCGTCTTCCTGTTCGTCTACCTCAAGCACCTCCTGCTCATCGGCGAGGAAGACACCGCCCAACAGCTCGTCTCGGAACTCGTCGACGACGAGGAAGCGGACGACGAGCCCGACGCGGAGCCGCTCGTGATCCCCCGAAACGCGACGGTCGGCGACGACGCCTGGCGGGTCTCGACGCCCGCGACGATCGGCGACGACTGCCGGCTCCACGGGAACGTCCGCGCCGAAACCATCGACGTCGGCGCGGACTGCAACATCTTCGGCAGTCTCCGCGCCCGCGGCGACGTTTCGGTCGGCCGTGGAACCCGAATCCACGGCGACCTCACCACGCGCGACGGCGACGTCGTCATCGACGAGGACGCCCGCGTGCTCGGCGACGTCTCCTGTCAGGATCTCACCCTCGAGCCCGGCGCCGAGGTCGACGGTACGATTCGGGCCGACGGCGAGATTACGATGGGGACGACGGAACGCGAGCAGGAGTAGGCCGAGTCGACGCTCGAGCGGGGTTTGATTCGACCGCTGGTTCGGAACTGCAACTCGAGGACGAGCGACTGCGGGCTCGAGGCTCGATTTGGAATCCCAACGGATTGGGTGACAGCGGTTAGAACGTGACTGGGGCTTATTCCCGGTCGGACTCGGAGTACGTGAGTTCGTCGCCAGCGCCGGCTACCGTCGCACTGCCCTGTGCCGGCCCGGCAGCGTCGGGGAGCCGGAACCCGCCTTCCGGCCGCGCACTGAGTTCCCGCTGGGGGTACGGAATGGCGATGTCCTCGCGATCGTAGGCCGCTTTGAGTTCGTGGACCGCCTCCCGCAGCGTCGTCCACTTCTTGTGGGCGTTCGGCTGGCGGATCCAGAACCGACACTCCAGGGTGATCGCCGAGTCGCCGAACGCCGTCGGAACGATCTGCGGTTTGGGCGCCGGTGCCACGTCGTCGACGCCTTCGATCGCCTCGAGCGCGATTTCCTCGGCGCGCTCGAGATCCGTCTCGTAGTCGACGCCGACCTCAAGGCGCAGCCGCAGCCGGTTTCGTTTGCTGCGGTTGACGACGGTGCTGCTCGAGACGTGATCGTTCGGCAGGACGATGATCTCGCCGTCGAAGCTCCGCAGGCGCGTGTTGATGATCGTGATGTCGACGACCGTCCCTTCCTTGTCGCCGATCTCGACCCAGTCGCCGATCTCGAACGGCCGCGCGAACATCAGGACGAAGCCGGCGATGAGCGAACCCAGCGTCTGGCGGGCGGCCATACCGACGACGATGCCGAGGAAGCCGGCCCCGACGAGCAGCCCGCCGAGGTCGATCGGCCACAGCGAGAGCGCGGCCAATCCGGCCGCCAGAAAGATCGTTACCTGCAGCACGCGGAAGACGACCCCCTCCTGGTGGGCCGTCACGTAGGTCGCGTCCGCGAGCCACTCGTCCAGACGCTGCTCGAGGTATCGGGTGCCGACGATGGCGCCGGCCAGCAGGCCGATCGTCAGGACGAGACGACCGAAGACGGGGAAGACGGTCGCGAGTAGATCGAGCGCCCGATCCGCGAGGTCCGGTCGGTCCCAGACGAACAGCAGGAGCAGTCCGGTCGTCCCGAGGACGACCGCCTGCAGCGTCCGAATCACCGCCCGCATCGGGAACGGAACGTCGGTCACCTCGTCGATCGTCTCGAGGATGCTGCCGGCCTCGCTCTCTCGGAGCCGCCGACCGACGTACCCTACCGTCCGGCGGACGGCGATCGGCGCGACGACGAACCCGGTCACGAGGGCGAGCGCGATGACGCCGGCGCTGACGGCAAGCCGCCCCTCGGTCGAGGTGATCGCCTCGAGCGTCGTCTGAATCGTCTCGACGTGTTCGAACACTGGTGACAGTCGTCCGGACCGTACGGGCGGCCGGTATATCTGACTGGTGGCCCCATCGAAGGAGTCGGTAGGGCGGCCCCGGCCAAACTGCGTTATACAATCACTAACAATGATTACGGTCGAGCGCGTACCGTCTCCAGTGGCGCTCATCGTCGAGTTCGAGCTCCGGACGCCCATTCTGCGGGAAGCGGCGCAGGCAGCCCGGAAGCTCCGCCTCGAGGAGGTGTACGGCACCGAGTCCGGAGAGCCGAAACTGCTCTTCTGGGCGACGGTCGACGACAGCGACGCCTTCGAGGCAGCGCTGGACGACGATCCGAGCGTTCGGCGAGACACGCCGCTCGAGACGGCGTCGGACCGGCGTCTGTACAGCGTCGCGTTGACCGACGACGCGGCGGCGCGACTCACCTATCCTGCCGCGGCCAAACACGACGTTGCGATCCTCGAGATCGTCGTCACCGACGAGACGGTCGTGCGCGCCCGCGTCCCCTCCCGCGACGCGCTGCAGGCCTACCGCGACCGCTGTCTCGAGCGAGGCGTCGGCTTCCGCCTGCAGCGACTGTATCCCGAACGGGATCCCGACGCCGACGGCGACCGCTACGGGGTTACCGAACCACAGCGCGAGGCGCTCCGTACCGCTCACTCGGCGGGATACTTCACCGTGCCGCGGGAGACGACGCTGTCGGAGCTCGCACCGGAGTTCGACATCACCGATCAGGCGCTGTCCGCGCGGCTTCGTCGCGGGCAGGCGAACCTGCTCGAGAACACGCTGGCCGACGACACTACGTAACGGATTGCGGGTCAATGCGATCCAGCGCGCTGGACGCGCTGTTCGCCGCGCCTGACGCAGCCGATTGCGCCGCGCGACGATCGGCGCCGTGACCTTCACTTATGCGGACCGGCGCATCACCGTCGAGACGCCCGGCCGAATCGAACTGATTCCTCTCGAGTCGTCTCCTCTCGATCGGCAAAAACGGCTGCGGCGTTAGTAAATCAGTTCGTCGTCGTTTTCGGCCATGTACAGCGTCCGCGCGGCGATGTTGACCGCGTGGTCGCCGACCCGCTCTAGGTCCCGAATCGTCAGCAGGAGCCGTGAGACGTCCTGCAGCAGCCGTTCGACCTCCTCGGGCTCCTCGAGTTCCCGCTCGATGAGGTCGCGGACGACGATCTCGCTCGCCCGTTCGGCGAACTGGTCGAGGTCGTCGTCGCGGGCCGCGATTTCCCGGCAAGTATCCGTGTTTTCGGTGTCGTAGGCTAACATCGCCTCCTCGATCATGTCGAGGGTCATCTCGCCCATCTCCTGGACGTCGACGTCCGGGAAGAGGTTCTCCTCGGCCTCGAGGGTGTACTCGCCGAGATTGACCGCGAGGTCGGCGATCCGCTCCAAGTCCGTCGTGATCTTGAACGAGGCTGCGATAAACCGCAGGTCGCTCGCGACGGGCTGCTGGAGCGCCAGCAGGTCGATACAGTCCTGCTCGAGGTCGAGGTACATTCGGTTGATCTCGCCGTCGCCCTCGATGACCTCCCGGGCGAGGTCTTCGTCTTTCTGCTCGAGCGCGTCCAGTCCCATGCGGAGCCGTTCCATGACGACTTCGCTCATGTAGAGGATATCCTCGCGGAGTTCCGCGAGTTGTTCCTGATAAGATTTCCGAGCCATAGTCCAGAAACGGCGGGCGTCACTGATAAAGGTTGTAGGCCGAACCGACGACGGAGTGGCGAGGAGGGGGCCGATGATCGACGGTCGACGATCGGCGACGACGAGCCGGCAAGTCATCGAGCCGACAAGCCGTCGAGCCTGCGGGTCCGGCTACCCGAATTTCCCGGTGATGTAGTCCTCGACGCGGTCGCTCTCGGGGTTCTCGAAGATCTTGTCCGTGTCGTCGAACTCCACGAGGTGGCCGCCGGTCAGGAAGACGGCGGTCTTGTCCGAGATTCGGGCGGCCTGCTGCATGTTGTGCGTGACGATGATGACCGTGTACTCCTCGGCGAGTTCCTCGACGAGGTCCTCGATCTTCGAGGTCGCGACGGGGTCCAGCGCCGAGGCCGGTTCGTCCATGAGGATGACCTCCGGGTCCGGTGCGATCGCGCGAGCGATGCAGAGACGCTGTTGTTGCCCGCCGGAGAGATCCAGCCCGCTCGAGTCGAGTTGGTCCTCGACTTCCTCGAGCAGCGCCGCCCGCTCGAGGGCAGTGTGGACCTTCTCGTCGAGGTTCTCGTCCTGACCCTGAACGCGGAGGCCGTAGGCGACGTTGTCGTAGATGCTCTTCGGGAAGGGATTCGGTTTCTGGAAGACCATGCCGATCTTCCGCCGCAGGGCGACGGGATCGACGTCCTCGTCGTAGACGTTCTTCTCGCGGAAGAACAGGTCGCCCTCGACGCGGGCGATGTCGATGAGGTCGTTCATCCGGTTGATCGAGCGCAAGAACGTCGACTTTCCGCAGCCGGAGGGGCCGATCAGCGCCGTCACCTGCTCCTCGGGGATCTCGAGGTTGATCCCGTGGAGGGCCTGATCGTCACCGTAGTAGACGTCGAGATCCCGCGCCTCGATAACGGGGTCGACGATGTCTGGTGAGCCAAGCGGCGCGTCGCCGGTCGTCGATTCCGTCCGAGCGCCGTCGGACTCGGACGTCGATACGGTTCGTTGGCCGCCGCCGTTCGCGGTCATATGGGGTACCTGAAGCTTGGGCGTCGGGCAGTTACCAGTTCCGGAATCCGTCTCGGCCGTCTCGACTCAGACGCCCGCAGGGACCGAACTGCCGGCACGGTCGGCACCGTCACCGGGAACGAGCGGGAGCTCGAGTACGACCGTCGCGCCCTGGAGCCCGCCGCCGCTGATTGCGTCGCGGTCGCCGGCGTCGTCGGTGCCGACCGCATCGGCGTCGACGGCGGAGCCGTGACCGCTGCCGTCCGCAGCCGTTCCGCACGGAATGACGAGCCGACCGTCGTATCGGCTGCAGATCCAGTCGACCAGCCACAGACCGATGCCGCCGGTATGATTGACCTGCGACATCGCGCGCTCGCCGGTGATAACCGACACCTCGTCCGCCGTGATGCCCGGGCCGTCGTCGGCGACGATGACCAGAATCCGGTCGGTTTCGATATCGACGTCAATCGTTACGACGACGGTCGGCGACGCGCCGGCGTGATCGACGACGTTCGCGAGCAGTTCGTCGATCGCGATCGCGATCTCGTCGCCGCAGGCCGCGACCGCCCGATCCGGGCCGCTGACGGTGACGTTCTCGAGCGATCGTCGTGGATCATCCTCTTCAGCGCTGTCGGCGAATTCGGCGACTCGCTCGCGGACGAGCGTCGCAACGTCGGTTCGTGGGGGCTCGTCTTCTGCTGCGACTGCGACCGGATCGAGTAACCCCTCGGTCAGTCGCGCCCGGTCCCCGAGTTCGAGCAGGTCCCGGGCCGTTCGCCGGATCTCCGCCGCTGCTTCCCGGTCGTCGTCCGCGAGCGACGCCTCGAGATCGCTCGCGCGGCCGATAACGATGTTTAAGTTATTGCGCAGGTTGTGCCGCAGGATGCGGTTGAGCACGAGCAGCATCTGCTCGCGGCGGCCGAGGGCCGCGCCGAGCCGGGCCAGCGCGTCGTCGATCCGGCGCCACTCGGCGGAACCGCTGATGGACGGTCCCGCCTCGTACTCCCGTCGCTCGAGCGCGTGGACCCGCTCGAGGAGCCGACCGATCCGGCGCACCTGCGAGCGGTAGATCCAGACGCCGAACGCGATTACCGCCCCAAGCAGCGTCACACCGGAGACGACCTGCAGCGTCACGAGATTGATACTGGGCGACACGATCGCTGCCCGGTCGCGATATGTGGTGACCGTCCAGTCGACGCTCTCGAGGTCGGCCTCGGCGCTGATGGTTTCGCTCGGGTTCTCGATTTCGGCGTCCGTTCCGCCGTCGATCCCCTCGCCGGCCTCACCTTCGCCCTCGACCGTCGAAAACAGGACCTCGCCGTTCGCGCTGACCGTCGTTGTAGCCCGCTCGTCGCGGAGCGGGTCGAACAGATCGGTCCCGTGAAGGTGGTACGTTCCGGTCAGCGCACCGACGACCTCTCCGTCCGAACGGATCGGCGCGGTGATCGCCACGACCCGATTTCCCGTTTCGGCGCGGAACGGCTCGCTGACGTACTGTTCTCCCTCGAGCGTTCGCTGCACGTACTTCCTGTCGCCGATGTCCATTCCCATGACGTCCATCGACTCGCCGTGGTCGGTGACGAGCCACTGGACGCTGCCCGTTTCATCGACGACCGACGCCCCCTGGAAATTCGAGTGGTCGACGAACGCCTCGAGCGATTGCCGCTGTTTGGTGCTTCCGTGGGCCGTAAACGCCGGATTCGTCGCGCCGACTGCCACCGTTCGCCGGTGGGTTCGTATCCGATCGTCCAATATCGCCGCCGAGCGGTCAGCGCGGTCGGCAACCGCCGCTTCCTGACTCTCCGCGACGTCCGTTCGATGGGCGGTAAACGTCACCGCGAGTACGGCTCCCGATACGAGTAGCACGAAGAGAAACGCGACGACGTACCGGTGAGCCAGTCTCATGCGTGCGTACTCCGACCGTAGTTATCAAGCCCACATTATATTTGTGGCTATGCTGATAACTGCTTGGCAGATACGATCACACCGAAGTTCGGCTCGAACGGAGTGTACCGACACCCGATCGAAACGAATCGATGACTGTCGAAAAGCAGCGGCCCGACTGATGGACAACGGCTCGTCCGATGAACAGCGACCTGTCGATGGACAGCGACCGGTCCGATGAACAACGGCCGCCGACGCTATCCGTTAGCCGGCAACGCGGCTCTCGATTGCGGGCCTACCCCCGCGTATCGTACCGGTTTCGGAGGAGGATCGCAATCGAGTTGATCGTCAGCAGGACGACCAGCAGCGTGACGACGCCGGCCGCGACGACACCGTACTGGAATTCGGTTTCGGGGTACGACGCCCAGTTGTAGATCTGCAGCGGCATCGCGCTGACCTTGCTCAGGAGGCTGTTGGGCACCCCGAAGACGGTCGTCGGCGCGGCGATCATGATCAGCGGCGCCGTCTCCCCGATTGCGCGCCCGAGCGCGAGGATCGTCCCGGTCAGGATACCGGGCATCGCCCGCGGGAGGACGACGTTACGGATCGTCTGCCACTTCGTCGCACCCATCCCGTAGGAGGCCTGGCGCTGGGAATCCGGTACCGAGCGGATCGCCTCCTGGGCCGAGATAATCACGATCGGCAGGATGAGCAAGGCGACGGTAAACGCCGCGACGAACACCGTCCCGTAGCCGAGGCCCAGCAGGCTGACGAACAGCCCCAGCCCCAACAGGCCGTAGACGACCGACGGCACGCCCGCGAGGTTCGCGATGTTGAGCTGGATGAACTTCGTGAGGTAGCCGTCGTCGGCGTACTCCTCGAGGTAGACGGCGGCGCCGACGCCGAGCGGGAACGTGATCAGCGCGATCAGCAGCATGATCGCGATGGAGCCGACCAACGCCGGCAGGAACCCGGCCTCGTACGGATCGGGATGGGGCGGGTTCGTGAGGAAGCCCCAGTCGAGCCAGCCGATGGCGTCGACGGCGACGTTCGCCAGCAGGGCCGCAAGCGAGACGATGCCGATCAGCGTCGCCGCCAGCGCGAGGAGGCGGAAGGCGACGTCTTTCGTGCGGCTCACCTGCCCGAATCCGGACTGGGAGCCGGCACTGGCGCCGGCCTCGGACGTATCGGCGGCCATCAGCGGTACACCTCCCGGTAGCGCGACGCGACGAGTTCACTGATCAGATTCATGGCGAACGTGATGACGAACAGCGTCAATCCGACCGCAAAGAGGCTCTTGTACGCCGGTCCCTGTCCGACGAGGTCGCCCGTCCCGATCTGGACCATGGCGGCGGTCATCGTCTGGACCGAGTTCGTGAACAGGCCCGCCGGATCGGTCAGATCGATCAGCCGCGGCGTCTGGCCCGCGGCGATGGCGACGATCATCGTCTCGCCGATCGCCCGCGACAGTGCGAGGATGAACGACGAGAAGATCCCCGACAGCGCCGCCGGCACGACGACGGACGTCGAGACGGTGAACTTGGTCGCGCCGAGGCCGTAACTGGCCTGTCGGAGCGAATCCGGAACGGCGCTCATGGCGTCCTCGCTGATCGAGGAGACCATCGGGATGATCATGATCCCGACCATGATCGACGCCGACAGCGCGTTAAACGTCGACAGGTTGACCGGCAGGACCGTATCCAGCGCCGGCGTCACGTAGACGAGCGCGAAGTAGCCGTAGACGACCGTCGGCACGCCCGCAAGCACCTCGAGCGCAGGTTTGAGGTAGGAGCGCTGGCGATCGGAGGCGTACTCGCTCAGGTAGATCGCCGTCAGCAGCCCGATCGGCAGCGCGACCAGCGCCGAGCCGACGGTGATGACGAGCGTCCCCGAGACCAGCGGCAACACGCCGAACGAAACCGGATCGTGCGTCGGGTTCCACTCCGTTCCGGTGAGGAACTCGACGAGCGAGACCTGCGCGAAGAAATCAACCGCGTCGACGAGCAGCGTGAGGACGATCGCCGCCGTCGTCATGATCGACAGCAGCGCACACAGCAGGAAGAGATAGCGGAAGACGGTCCCGCGGAGCGTTCGAATATTGTCGTGCGAGAAATCCGGTTGTGGCTGGCTCATGCGGTCACCTCCGCGATCGCATCCTCGAGGCGCTCGAGGTTTTCGTCGCGCTTGTCCTCGGTGATCGGTACGTAGCCGACGTCGGCGACGAGATCGGTCGCGGCCCGTTCCATGTAGAAGCGAGCGAAGTCGCGGACCGCGGGTTCGGTCAGCGATTCCTTCGCGACGTAGATGTACAGCGGTCGCGAGAGCGGGGTGTACTCGCCGCTCATGGCGGTCTCGAGCGAGGGCGGGGTACAGCCATCGCCGTCGTCGATCGCGATCGCTTTGATCGAATCGGGGTTTTCACTGTAGTACGAGAAGCCGAAGTATCCCATCGCGGCTTCCGAGCCCTGGACCCCCTGAACGATCGTGCGGTCGCGCTCGGTTGCGTAGTAGTCGCTCCGGTGATTGGCCTCCTCGCCGAGAACGGCCTCGTTGAAGTAGTCGAACGTCCCCGACGTCGTCGCGGCGCCGTACAGTTCGACTTCCTGGTCGGGCCAGTCGTCGTTAACGTCGCTCCATCGCTCGACGCTGCTATCGGCGCTCCAGATCTCGCGGAGTTCCTCGACGGTGAGACAGTCGATCCAATCGGCGTTCGGATTGACGACCACCGTCAGCGCGTCCGTTGCCACCTGAAACTCCATCGGTGTGATCTCGTTTTCCCCACACTGTTCGATTTCGGCGTCGGCGATCGCCCGGCTCGCGTTGTTAATGTCGGTCCGACCCGCACAGAAGAAGTTCCCGAACCCGCCACCGGTACCGGTCTTACTGATCGAGACGTTGATGGTCGGGTTTTCTTCCGAGAAGGCGGAACCGACGGCCTCGGTCACGGGGAAGACCGTACTGCTCCCCGCGATGTTTACC is drawn from Halopiger aswanensis and contains these coding sequences:
- the pstA gene encoding phosphate ABC transporter permease PstA — protein: MAADTSEAGASAGSQSGFGQVSRTKDVAFRLLALAATLIGIVSLAALLANVAVDAIGWLDWGFLTNPPHPDPYEAGFLPALVGSIAIMLLIALITFPLGVGAAVYLEEYADDGYLTKFIQLNIANLAGVPSVVYGLLGLGLFVSLLGLGYGTVFVAAFTVALLILPIVIISAQEAIRSVPDSQRQASYGMGATKWQTIRNVVLPRAMPGILTGTILALGRAIGETAPLIMIAAPTTVFGVPNSLLSKVSAMPLQIYNWASYPETEFQYGVVAAGVVTLLVVLLTINSIAILLRNRYDTRG
- a CDS encoding cache domain-containing sensor histidine kinase gives rise to the protein MRLAHRYVVAFLFVLLVSGAVLAVTFTAHRTDVAESQEAAVADRADRSAAILDDRIRTHRRTVAVGATNPAFTAHGSTKQRQSLEAFVDHSNFQGASVVDETGSVQWLVTDHGESMDVMGMDIGDRKYVQRTLEGEQYVSEPFRAETGNRVVAITAPIRSDGEVVGALTGTYHLHGTDLFDPLRDERATTTVSANGEVLFSTVEGEGEAGEGIDGGTDAEIENPSETISAEADLESVDWTVTTYRDRAAIVSPSINLVTLQVVSGVTLLGAVIAFGVWIYRSQVRRIGRLLERVHALERREYEAGPSISGSAEWRRIDDALARLGAALGRREQMLLVLNRILRHNLRNNLNIVIGRASDLEASLADDDREAAAEIRRTARDLLELGDRARLTEGLLDPVAVAAEDEPPRTDVATLVRERVAEFADSAEEDDPRRSLENVTVSGPDRAVAACGDEIAIAIDELLANVVDHAGASPTVVVTIDVDIETDRILVIVADDGPGITADEVSVITGERAMSQVNHTGGIGLWLVDWICSRYDGRLVIPCGTAADGSGHGSAVDADAVGTDDAGDRDAISGGGLQGATVVLELPLVPGDGADRAGSSVPAGV
- the pstC gene encoding phosphate ABC transporter permease subunit PstC, with amino-acid sequence MSQPQPDFSHDNIRTLRGTVFRYLFLLCALLSIMTTAAIVLTLLVDAVDFFAQVSLVEFLTGTEWNPTHDPVSFGVLPLVSGTLVITVGSALVALPIGLLTAIYLSEYASDRQRSYLKPALEVLAGVPTVVYGYFALVYVTPALDTVLPVNLSTFNALSASIMVGIMIIPMVSSISEDAMSAVPDSLRQASYGLGATKFTVSTSVVVPAALSGIFSSFILALSRAIGETMIVAIAAGQTPRLIDLTDPAGLFTNSVQTMTAAMVQIGTGDLVGQGPAYKSLFAVGLTLFVITFAMNLISELVASRYREVYR
- a CDS encoding PstS family phosphate ABC transporter substrate-binding protein, coding for MSRETTASLPTDLGRRDFLAAASVALSGSLAGCSGVFAAEGSQVNIAGSSTVFPVTEAVGSAFSEENPTINVSISKTGTGGGFGNFFCAGRTDINNASRAIADAEIEQCGENEITPMEFQVATDALTVVVNPNADWIDCLTVEELREIWSADSSVERWSDVNDDWPDQEVELYGAATTSGTFDYFNEAVLGEEANHRSDYYATERDRTIVQGVQGSEAAMGYFGFSYYSENPDSIKAIAIDDGDGCTPPSLETAMSGEYTPLSRPLYIYVAKESLTEPAVRDFARFYMERAATDLVADVGYVPITEDKRDENLERLEDAIAEVTA